In one window of Gadus chalcogrammus isolate NIFS_2021 chromosome 12, NIFS_Gcha_1.0, whole genome shotgun sequence DNA:
- the opa1 gene encoding dynamin-like 120 kDa protein, mitochondrial isoform X1, translating to MLRVGGKMTCMACRNLVSNNMGVKVRIPLQKLHPLSRAIHHRYSNQQVPPHRTAARHISTMSRLPMRPPKPPPGSGGRGHQQQRNFWMLRLAARILRLRYIVLGSAVGGGYTAKKTYEEWKDLLPDFSEYNWVIPDYIWELSEQIDLEKLAKALPEMEEIAKLLPDMNKIGENFAFLKSLLSTGIVTGASGLHLLLETAGEPALKAADASAPASTEASDKQYKKQGLLGELILIQQQIQRHEEEARRAAAAANSASPPPPPPPPPPPTEPAPPPPKPSPPPPPKPSPPPPPHRYKSSDKEKLDQLQEELLRTQMKYQRMLERLEKENKELRKVVLQKDDKGIHQRKIKKSLIDLYSEVLDILSDYDSNYNTQDHLPRVVVVGDQSAGKTSVLEMIAQARIFPRGSGEMMTRSPVKVTLSEGPHHVAMFKDSGREFDLGKEEDLAALRHEIELRMRKSVKEGQTVSPETISLSVKGPGIQRMVLVDLPGVISTVTSGMAPDTKETIFSISKAYMQNPNAIILCIQDGSVDAERSIVTDLVSQMDPHGKRTIFVLTKVDLAEKNLASPSRIQQIVEGKLFPMKALGYFAVVTGKGSTSESIDSIKDYEEDFFQNSRLLRDGMLKAHQVTTKNLSLAVSDCFWKMVRESVEQQADAFKASRFNLETEWKNNYPRLRELDRNELYEKAKNEILDEVISLSQVTPKHWEAILQKKLWERVSTHVIENIYLPAAQTMNSGTFNTTVDIKLKQWTDKQLPHKALEVAWETLQEEFARFMAEYKGKDQDDIFDKLKEAVKDESIKRHKWNERAMDSLRVIQHNALEDRSITDKPQWDAAIQFMDETLQSRLKDTESVIQDMVGPDWKQRWMNWSSRTADQHIRNETKNELERLLKLNEEHTAYLANDEVTTVRKNLEGRGVQVDPVLIKDTWHQMYRRHFLQKALIHCNLCKKGFYYYQRHFVDAELECNDVVLFWRIQRMLMITANTLRQQLTNNEVRRLEKNVKEVLEDFGEDSEKKKHLIIGRRVQLAEDLKKVREIQEKLEAFIEALHKEK from the exons ATGTTGCGTGTCGGGGGCAAAATGACCTG CATGGCCTGCAGGAACCTTGTCTCCAACAACATGGGGGTGAAGGTTCGCATCCCCCTGCAGAAGCTGCACCCCCTCTCCCGTGCCATCCACCACCGTTACTCCAACCAGCAGGTTCCCCCTCACCGCACGGCCGCCCGTCACATCTCCACCATGTCCCGGCTGCCCATGAGACCCCCTAAACCCCCACCGGGGTCTGGGGGCCgcggccaccagcagcagcgcAACTTCTGGATGCTGCGGCTAGCCGCCAGGATTCTGAGGCTCCGCTACATCGTTCTGGGCTCGGCCGTTGGTGGAGGTTATACAGCTAAAAAG ACCTATGAGGAGTGGAAGGACTTGTTGCCTGATTTCAGTGAATACAACTGGGTCATTCCCGATTACATCTGGGAATTGAGCGAACAGATTGATCTAG AAAAACTGGCCAAAGCGCTTCCAGAGATGGAGGAAATTGCCAAACTACTTCCTGACATGAATAAGATAGGAGAGAACTTTGCCTTCCTCAAAAGCCTACTGTCCACTG GTATAGTGACTGGAGCCTCTGGTCTGCATCTGTTGTTAG AAACGGCCGGCGAGCCTGCGCTGAAGGCCGCCGACGCGTCCGCCCCCGCCTCCACGGAGGCCAGTGACAAGCAGTACAAGAAG CAGGGTCTGCTCGGGGAGCTCATTCTCATTCAGCAGCAGATtcagaggcatgaggaggaggccCGTCGTGCCGCCGCGGCAGCCAATAGCGCgagtcccccaccaccaccaccacctccaccaccaccaacagagcccgcccctcctccaccgaagcccagcccccctcctccaccgaagcccagcccccctcctcctccacacagaTACAAG tcaTCAGACAAGGAGAAACTAGACCAGCTTCAAGAGGAGCTCCTTCGTACCCAG ATGAAATACCAACGCATGCTGGAaaggctggagaaggagaacaaGGAGCTGAGGAAGGTGGTGCTACAGAAGGACGACAAGGGTATCCATCAGAGGAAGATCAAG AAATCTCTGATCGACCTGTATTCTGAGGTCTTGGACATCCTGTCAGACTATGACTCAAACTACAACACCCAGGACCACCTACCCAGG gtggtggtggtcggagACCAGAGTGCGGGGAAGACCAGCGTGCTGGAGATGATCGCTCAGGCCAGGATCTTCCCCCGAGGCTCTGGAGAGATGATGACCCGGTCCCCAGTCAAG GTGACTCTGAGCGAGGGCCCCCACCACGTGGCCATGTTCAAGGACAGCGGCCGGGAGTTCGACCTCGGCAAGGAGGAAGAC CTGGCCGCGTTGAGGCACGAGATTGAgctgaggatgaggaagagcgtGAAGGAAGGCCAGACCGTCAGTCCGGAG ACAATATCCCTGAGCGTCAAAGGCCCGGGAATACAGAGGATGGTGTTGGTGGACCTGCCAGGAGTCATCAGT ACGGTGACCTCAGGCATGGCTCCGGACACCAAGGAGACCATCTTCAGCATCAGCAAGGCCTACATGCAGAACCCCAACGCCATCATCCTGTGTATTCAAG atGGCAGTGTGGACGCCGAGCGCAGCATCGTCACAGACCTGGTCAGCCAGATGGACCCCCATGGCAAGAGGACCATATTTGTCCTGACCAAAGTGGACCTGGCTGAGAAGAACCTGGCAAGCCCCAGCAgg ATCCAACAGATTGTTGAAGGCAAGCTGTTCCCCATGAAGGCTCTGGGATACTTTGCAGTTGTGACAGGGAAAG GGAGCACTAGCGAAAGCATAGATTCCATCAAGGACTACGAAGAGGACTTTTTCCAGAATTCACGACTACTTCG tgACGGTATGCTGAAGGCCCACCAGGTGACCACTAAGAACCTGAGCCTGGCCGTGTCCGactgcttctggaagatggtgagggagTCTGTGGAGCAGCAGGCCGATGCTTTCAAAG CGTCTCGTTTCAACTTGGAGACAGAGTGGAAGAACAACTATCCCCGTCTGCGAGAACTAGACCGG AACGAGCTCTATGAAAAAGCCAAGAACGAAATACTGGATGAAGTGATCAGTCTGAGTCAAGTGACTCCAAAACATTG GGAGGCCATACTGCAGAAGAAGCTGTGGGAGCGCGTGTCCACCCATGTGATCGAGAACATCTACCTGCCTGCAGCCCAGACCATGAACTCGGGCACCTTCAACACCACGGTGGACATCAAGCTCAAACAGTGGACCGACAAGCAGCTGCCCCACAAAGCGCTGGAG GTGGCGTGGGAGACCCTGCAGGAGGAGTTTGCCCGCTTCATGGCCGAGTACAAAGGCAAGGACCAGGACGACATCTTCGACAAGCTGAAGGAGGCGGTGAAGGACGAGAGCATCAAGAGGCACAAGTGGAACGAGAGGGCCATGGACAGCCTG agggTGATCCAACACAACGCCCTAGAGGACCGCTCCATTACAGACAAGCCCCAGTGGGACGCAGCCATCCAGTTCATGGATGAGACTCTGCAGTCCCGCCTCAAAGACA CCGAGTCGGTGATTCAGGATATGGTGGGGCCTGACTGGAAGCAGAGGTGGATGAACTGGTCCAGTCGGACGGCCgatcag CACATCCGCAACGAGACCAAGAACGAGCTGGAGCGCCTGCTGAAGCTCAACGAGGAGCACACGGCCTACCTGGCCAACGACGAGGTCACCACGGTCCGCAAGAACCTGGAGGGCCGAGGGGTGCAGGTGGACCCCGTGCTG ATCAAGGACACGTGGCACCAGATGTACCGCCGGCACTTCCTGCAGAAGGCGCTGATCCACTGTAACCTGTGCAAGAAGGGCTTCTACTACTACCAGAGGCACTTTGTGGACGCTGAG TTGGAGTGCAACGACGTGGTGTTGTTCTGGCGGATCCAGAGGATGCTGATGATCACGGCCAACACGCTGAGACAGCAGCTCACCAACAATGAGG TACGACGTCTGGAGAAAAACGTAAAGGAAGTCTTGGAGGACTTTGGAGAGGACTCCGAGAAGAAGAAGCACCTCATCATCGGGCGACGTGTCCAACTGGCCGAGGACCTCA
- the opa1 gene encoding dynamin-like 120 kDa protein, mitochondrial isoform X3 codes for MLRVGGKMTCMACRNLVSNNMGVKVRIPLQKLHPLSRAIHHRYSNQQVPPHRTAARHISTMSRLPMRPPKPPPGSGGRGHQQQRNFWMLRLAARILRLRYIVLGSAVGGGYTAKKTYEEWKDLLPDFSEYNWVIPDYIWELSEQIDLEKLAKALPEMEEIAKLLPDMNKIGENFAFLKSLLSTETAGEPALKAADASAPASTEASDKQYKKQGLLGELILIQQQIQRHEEEARRAAAAANSASPPPPPPPPPPPTEPAPPPPKPSPPPPPKPSPPPPPHRYKSSDKEKLDQLQEELLRTQMKYQRMLERLEKENKELRKVVLQKDDKGIHQRKIKKSLIDLYSEVLDILSDYDSNYNTQDHLPRVVVVGDQSAGKTSVLEMIAQARIFPRGSGEMMTRSPVKVTLSEGPHHVAMFKDSGREFDLGKEEDLAALRHEIELRMRKSVKEGQTVSPETISLSVKGPGIQRMVLVDLPGVISTVTSGMAPDTKETIFSISKAYMQNPNAIILCIQDGSVDAERSIVTDLVSQMDPHGKRTIFVLTKVDLAEKNLASPSRIQQIVEGKLFPMKALGYFAVVTGKGSTSESIDSIKDYEEDFFQNSRLLRDGMLKAHQVTTKNLSLAVSDCFWKMVRESVEQQADAFKASRFNLETEWKNNYPRLRELDRNELYEKAKNEILDEVISLSQVTPKHWEAILQKKLWERVSTHVIENIYLPAAQTMNSGTFNTTVDIKLKQWTDKQLPHKALEVAWETLQEEFARFMAEYKGKDQDDIFDKLKEAVKDESIKRHKWNERAMDSLRVIQHNALEDRSITDKPQWDAAIQFMDETLQSRLKDTESVIQDMVGPDWKQRWMNWSSRTADQHIRNETKNELERLLKLNEEHTAYLANDEVTTVRKNLEGRGVQVDPVLIKDTWHQMYRRHFLQKALIHCNLCKKGFYYYQRHFVDAELECNDVVLFWRIQRMLMITANTLRQQLTNNEVRRLEKNVKEVLEDFGEDSEKKKHLIIGRRVQLAEDLKKVREIQEKLEAFIEALHKEK; via the exons ATGTTGCGTGTCGGGGGCAAAATGACCTG CATGGCCTGCAGGAACCTTGTCTCCAACAACATGGGGGTGAAGGTTCGCATCCCCCTGCAGAAGCTGCACCCCCTCTCCCGTGCCATCCACCACCGTTACTCCAACCAGCAGGTTCCCCCTCACCGCACGGCCGCCCGTCACATCTCCACCATGTCCCGGCTGCCCATGAGACCCCCTAAACCCCCACCGGGGTCTGGGGGCCgcggccaccagcagcagcgcAACTTCTGGATGCTGCGGCTAGCCGCCAGGATTCTGAGGCTCCGCTACATCGTTCTGGGCTCGGCCGTTGGTGGAGGTTATACAGCTAAAAAG ACCTATGAGGAGTGGAAGGACTTGTTGCCTGATTTCAGTGAATACAACTGGGTCATTCCCGATTACATCTGGGAATTGAGCGAACAGATTGATCTAG AAAAACTGGCCAAAGCGCTTCCAGAGATGGAGGAAATTGCCAAACTACTTCCTGACATGAATAAGATAGGAGAGAACTTTGCCTTCCTCAAAAGCCTACTGTCCACTG AAACGGCCGGCGAGCCTGCGCTGAAGGCCGCCGACGCGTCCGCCCCCGCCTCCACGGAGGCCAGTGACAAGCAGTACAAGAAG CAGGGTCTGCTCGGGGAGCTCATTCTCATTCAGCAGCAGATtcagaggcatgaggaggaggccCGTCGTGCCGCCGCGGCAGCCAATAGCGCgagtcccccaccaccaccaccacctccaccaccaccaacagagcccgcccctcctccaccgaagcccagcccccctcctccaccgaagcccagcccccctcctcctccacacagaTACAAG tcaTCAGACAAGGAGAAACTAGACCAGCTTCAAGAGGAGCTCCTTCGTACCCAG ATGAAATACCAACGCATGCTGGAaaggctggagaaggagaacaaGGAGCTGAGGAAGGTGGTGCTACAGAAGGACGACAAGGGTATCCATCAGAGGAAGATCAAG AAATCTCTGATCGACCTGTATTCTGAGGTCTTGGACATCCTGTCAGACTATGACTCAAACTACAACACCCAGGACCACCTACCCAGG gtggtggtggtcggagACCAGAGTGCGGGGAAGACCAGCGTGCTGGAGATGATCGCTCAGGCCAGGATCTTCCCCCGAGGCTCTGGAGAGATGATGACCCGGTCCCCAGTCAAG GTGACTCTGAGCGAGGGCCCCCACCACGTGGCCATGTTCAAGGACAGCGGCCGGGAGTTCGACCTCGGCAAGGAGGAAGAC CTGGCCGCGTTGAGGCACGAGATTGAgctgaggatgaggaagagcgtGAAGGAAGGCCAGACCGTCAGTCCGGAG ACAATATCCCTGAGCGTCAAAGGCCCGGGAATACAGAGGATGGTGTTGGTGGACCTGCCAGGAGTCATCAGT ACGGTGACCTCAGGCATGGCTCCGGACACCAAGGAGACCATCTTCAGCATCAGCAAGGCCTACATGCAGAACCCCAACGCCATCATCCTGTGTATTCAAG atGGCAGTGTGGACGCCGAGCGCAGCATCGTCACAGACCTGGTCAGCCAGATGGACCCCCATGGCAAGAGGACCATATTTGTCCTGACCAAAGTGGACCTGGCTGAGAAGAACCTGGCAAGCCCCAGCAgg ATCCAACAGATTGTTGAAGGCAAGCTGTTCCCCATGAAGGCTCTGGGATACTTTGCAGTTGTGACAGGGAAAG GGAGCACTAGCGAAAGCATAGATTCCATCAAGGACTACGAAGAGGACTTTTTCCAGAATTCACGACTACTTCG tgACGGTATGCTGAAGGCCCACCAGGTGACCACTAAGAACCTGAGCCTGGCCGTGTCCGactgcttctggaagatggtgagggagTCTGTGGAGCAGCAGGCCGATGCTTTCAAAG CGTCTCGTTTCAACTTGGAGACAGAGTGGAAGAACAACTATCCCCGTCTGCGAGAACTAGACCGG AACGAGCTCTATGAAAAAGCCAAGAACGAAATACTGGATGAAGTGATCAGTCTGAGTCAAGTGACTCCAAAACATTG GGAGGCCATACTGCAGAAGAAGCTGTGGGAGCGCGTGTCCACCCATGTGATCGAGAACATCTACCTGCCTGCAGCCCAGACCATGAACTCGGGCACCTTCAACACCACGGTGGACATCAAGCTCAAACAGTGGACCGACAAGCAGCTGCCCCACAAAGCGCTGGAG GTGGCGTGGGAGACCCTGCAGGAGGAGTTTGCCCGCTTCATGGCCGAGTACAAAGGCAAGGACCAGGACGACATCTTCGACAAGCTGAAGGAGGCGGTGAAGGACGAGAGCATCAAGAGGCACAAGTGGAACGAGAGGGCCATGGACAGCCTG agggTGATCCAACACAACGCCCTAGAGGACCGCTCCATTACAGACAAGCCCCAGTGGGACGCAGCCATCCAGTTCATGGATGAGACTCTGCAGTCCCGCCTCAAAGACA CCGAGTCGGTGATTCAGGATATGGTGGGGCCTGACTGGAAGCAGAGGTGGATGAACTGGTCCAGTCGGACGGCCgatcag CACATCCGCAACGAGACCAAGAACGAGCTGGAGCGCCTGCTGAAGCTCAACGAGGAGCACACGGCCTACCTGGCCAACGACGAGGTCACCACGGTCCGCAAGAACCTGGAGGGCCGAGGGGTGCAGGTGGACCCCGTGCTG ATCAAGGACACGTGGCACCAGATGTACCGCCGGCACTTCCTGCAGAAGGCGCTGATCCACTGTAACCTGTGCAAGAAGGGCTTCTACTACTACCAGAGGCACTTTGTGGACGCTGAG TTGGAGTGCAACGACGTGGTGTTGTTCTGGCGGATCCAGAGGATGCTGATGATCACGGCCAACACGCTGAGACAGCAGCTCACCAACAATGAGG TACGACGTCTGGAGAAAAACGTAAAGGAAGTCTTGGAGGACTTTGGAGAGGACTCCGAGAAGAAGAAGCACCTCATCATCGGGCGACGTGTCCAACTGGCCGAGGACCTCA
- the opa1 gene encoding dynamin-like 120 kDa protein, mitochondrial isoform X2 codes for MLRVGGKMTCMACRNLVSNNMGVKVRIPLQKLHPLSRAIHHRYSNQQVPPHRTAARHISTMSRLPMRPPKPPPGSGGRGHQQQRNFWMLRLAARILRLRYIVLGSAVGGGYTAKKTYEEWKDLLPDFSEYNWVIPDYIWELSEQIDLEKLAKALPEMEEIAKLLPDMNKIGENFAFLKSLLSTGIVTGASGLHLLLETAGEPALKAADASAPASTEASDKQYKKGLLGELILIQQQIQRHEEEARRAAAAANSASPPPPPPPPPPPTEPAPPPPKPSPPPPPKPSPPPPPHRYKSSDKEKLDQLQEELLRTQMKYQRMLERLEKENKELRKVVLQKDDKGIHQRKIKKSLIDLYSEVLDILSDYDSNYNTQDHLPRVVVVGDQSAGKTSVLEMIAQARIFPRGSGEMMTRSPVKVTLSEGPHHVAMFKDSGREFDLGKEEDLAALRHEIELRMRKSVKEGQTVSPETISLSVKGPGIQRMVLVDLPGVISTVTSGMAPDTKETIFSISKAYMQNPNAIILCIQDGSVDAERSIVTDLVSQMDPHGKRTIFVLTKVDLAEKNLASPSRIQQIVEGKLFPMKALGYFAVVTGKGSTSESIDSIKDYEEDFFQNSRLLRDGMLKAHQVTTKNLSLAVSDCFWKMVRESVEQQADAFKASRFNLETEWKNNYPRLRELDRNELYEKAKNEILDEVISLSQVTPKHWEAILQKKLWERVSTHVIENIYLPAAQTMNSGTFNTTVDIKLKQWTDKQLPHKALEVAWETLQEEFARFMAEYKGKDQDDIFDKLKEAVKDESIKRHKWNERAMDSLRVIQHNALEDRSITDKPQWDAAIQFMDETLQSRLKDTESVIQDMVGPDWKQRWMNWSSRTADQHIRNETKNELERLLKLNEEHTAYLANDEVTTVRKNLEGRGVQVDPVLIKDTWHQMYRRHFLQKALIHCNLCKKGFYYYQRHFVDAELECNDVVLFWRIQRMLMITANTLRQQLTNNEVRRLEKNVKEVLEDFGEDSEKKKHLIIGRRVQLAEDLKKVREIQEKLEAFIEALHKEK; via the exons ATGTTGCGTGTCGGGGGCAAAATGACCTG CATGGCCTGCAGGAACCTTGTCTCCAACAACATGGGGGTGAAGGTTCGCATCCCCCTGCAGAAGCTGCACCCCCTCTCCCGTGCCATCCACCACCGTTACTCCAACCAGCAGGTTCCCCCTCACCGCACGGCCGCCCGTCACATCTCCACCATGTCCCGGCTGCCCATGAGACCCCCTAAACCCCCACCGGGGTCTGGGGGCCgcggccaccagcagcagcgcAACTTCTGGATGCTGCGGCTAGCCGCCAGGATTCTGAGGCTCCGCTACATCGTTCTGGGCTCGGCCGTTGGTGGAGGTTATACAGCTAAAAAG ACCTATGAGGAGTGGAAGGACTTGTTGCCTGATTTCAGTGAATACAACTGGGTCATTCCCGATTACATCTGGGAATTGAGCGAACAGATTGATCTAG AAAAACTGGCCAAAGCGCTTCCAGAGATGGAGGAAATTGCCAAACTACTTCCTGACATGAATAAGATAGGAGAGAACTTTGCCTTCCTCAAAAGCCTACTGTCCACTG GTATAGTGACTGGAGCCTCTGGTCTGCATCTGTTGTTAG AAACGGCCGGCGAGCCTGCGCTGAAGGCCGCCGACGCGTCCGCCCCCGCCTCCACGGAGGCCAGTGACAAGCAGTACAAGAAG GGTCTGCTCGGGGAGCTCATTCTCATTCAGCAGCAGATtcagaggcatgaggaggaggccCGTCGTGCCGCCGCGGCAGCCAATAGCGCgagtcccccaccaccaccaccacctccaccaccaccaacagagcccgcccctcctccaccgaagcccagcccccctcctccaccgaagcccagcccccctcctcctccacacagaTACAAG tcaTCAGACAAGGAGAAACTAGACCAGCTTCAAGAGGAGCTCCTTCGTACCCAG ATGAAATACCAACGCATGCTGGAaaggctggagaaggagaacaaGGAGCTGAGGAAGGTGGTGCTACAGAAGGACGACAAGGGTATCCATCAGAGGAAGATCAAG AAATCTCTGATCGACCTGTATTCTGAGGTCTTGGACATCCTGTCAGACTATGACTCAAACTACAACACCCAGGACCACCTACCCAGG gtggtggtggtcggagACCAGAGTGCGGGGAAGACCAGCGTGCTGGAGATGATCGCTCAGGCCAGGATCTTCCCCCGAGGCTCTGGAGAGATGATGACCCGGTCCCCAGTCAAG GTGACTCTGAGCGAGGGCCCCCACCACGTGGCCATGTTCAAGGACAGCGGCCGGGAGTTCGACCTCGGCAAGGAGGAAGAC CTGGCCGCGTTGAGGCACGAGATTGAgctgaggatgaggaagagcgtGAAGGAAGGCCAGACCGTCAGTCCGGAG ACAATATCCCTGAGCGTCAAAGGCCCGGGAATACAGAGGATGGTGTTGGTGGACCTGCCAGGAGTCATCAGT ACGGTGACCTCAGGCATGGCTCCGGACACCAAGGAGACCATCTTCAGCATCAGCAAGGCCTACATGCAGAACCCCAACGCCATCATCCTGTGTATTCAAG atGGCAGTGTGGACGCCGAGCGCAGCATCGTCACAGACCTGGTCAGCCAGATGGACCCCCATGGCAAGAGGACCATATTTGTCCTGACCAAAGTGGACCTGGCTGAGAAGAACCTGGCAAGCCCCAGCAgg ATCCAACAGATTGTTGAAGGCAAGCTGTTCCCCATGAAGGCTCTGGGATACTTTGCAGTTGTGACAGGGAAAG GGAGCACTAGCGAAAGCATAGATTCCATCAAGGACTACGAAGAGGACTTTTTCCAGAATTCACGACTACTTCG tgACGGTATGCTGAAGGCCCACCAGGTGACCACTAAGAACCTGAGCCTGGCCGTGTCCGactgcttctggaagatggtgagggagTCTGTGGAGCAGCAGGCCGATGCTTTCAAAG CGTCTCGTTTCAACTTGGAGACAGAGTGGAAGAACAACTATCCCCGTCTGCGAGAACTAGACCGG AACGAGCTCTATGAAAAAGCCAAGAACGAAATACTGGATGAAGTGATCAGTCTGAGTCAAGTGACTCCAAAACATTG GGAGGCCATACTGCAGAAGAAGCTGTGGGAGCGCGTGTCCACCCATGTGATCGAGAACATCTACCTGCCTGCAGCCCAGACCATGAACTCGGGCACCTTCAACACCACGGTGGACATCAAGCTCAAACAGTGGACCGACAAGCAGCTGCCCCACAAAGCGCTGGAG GTGGCGTGGGAGACCCTGCAGGAGGAGTTTGCCCGCTTCATGGCCGAGTACAAAGGCAAGGACCAGGACGACATCTTCGACAAGCTGAAGGAGGCGGTGAAGGACGAGAGCATCAAGAGGCACAAGTGGAACGAGAGGGCCATGGACAGCCTG agggTGATCCAACACAACGCCCTAGAGGACCGCTCCATTACAGACAAGCCCCAGTGGGACGCAGCCATCCAGTTCATGGATGAGACTCTGCAGTCCCGCCTCAAAGACA CCGAGTCGGTGATTCAGGATATGGTGGGGCCTGACTGGAAGCAGAGGTGGATGAACTGGTCCAGTCGGACGGCCgatcag CACATCCGCAACGAGACCAAGAACGAGCTGGAGCGCCTGCTGAAGCTCAACGAGGAGCACACGGCCTACCTGGCCAACGACGAGGTCACCACGGTCCGCAAGAACCTGGAGGGCCGAGGGGTGCAGGTGGACCCCGTGCTG ATCAAGGACACGTGGCACCAGATGTACCGCCGGCACTTCCTGCAGAAGGCGCTGATCCACTGTAACCTGTGCAAGAAGGGCTTCTACTACTACCAGAGGCACTTTGTGGACGCTGAG TTGGAGTGCAACGACGTGGTGTTGTTCTGGCGGATCCAGAGGATGCTGATGATCACGGCCAACACGCTGAGACAGCAGCTCACCAACAATGAGG TACGACGTCTGGAGAAAAACGTAAAGGAAGTCTTGGAGGACTTTGGAGAGGACTCCGAGAAGAAGAAGCACCTCATCATCGGGCGACGTGTCCAACTGGCCGAGGACCTCA